Proteins encoded by one window of Deltaproteobacteria bacterium:
- the rpmA gene encoding 50S ribosomal protein L27 gives MAHKKGQGSSRNGRDSAGQRRGVKVFGGEVAKAGHILVRQVGTKIHPGKNVGLGRDYTLFATTDGIVKYERLGKDRRRVSVYPPA, from the coding sequence ATGGCGCACAAGAAGGGGCAGGGCAGCAGCCGGAACGGGCGAGACAGCGCCGGGCAGCGACGGGGCGTCAAGGTCTTCGGCGGCGAGGTCGCGAAGGCCGGCCACATCCTCGTGCGCCAGGTCGGGACCAAGATCCACCCCGGGAAGAACGTCGGATTGGGCCGCGACTACACCCTCTTTGCCACCACCGACGGCATCGTGAAGTACGAGCGGCTCGGCAAGGATCGCCGGCGCGTCTCGGTATATCCCCCCGCCTGA